The following are encoded together in the Panicum virgatum strain AP13 chromosome 6K, P.virgatum_v5, whole genome shotgun sequence genome:
- the LOC120711083 gene encoding NAC domain-containing protein 30-like isoform X2 — MGSPSYYGGAGGQEDEPTEYYFFSYKDRKYPSGTRTNRATAAGFWKATGRDKPVLSSGRSSAACLSVIGMRKTLVFYRGRAPNGRKTDWIIHEYRLQNNEHAPAQEEGWVVCRAFQKPMPNQQQRHGCYAGSFPAGYPSMPTYYYDGSNAAAAAHARLLMGGAAAPAAMHDHTLVQAAESKLQVHLLADMPPPLHSPAFDAAGQSYEQSAAESSAVDWNLLSSLLPAAQLNFHQPPASPSCSKNNNDL, encoded by the exons ATGGGATCTCCAAG CTactacggcggcgccggcggccaggaGGATGAGCCCACCGAGTACTACTTCTTCAGCTACAAGGACCGCAAGTACCCCAGCGGCACGCGCACcaaccgcgccaccgccgccggcttctGGAAGGCCACCGGCAGGGACAAGCCCGTGCTCTCCTCCGGCCGCTCATCCGCCGCCTGCCTCAGCGTCATCGGCATGAGGAAGACGCTCGTCTTCTACCGCGGCCGAGCTCCCAACGGCAGGAAGACCGACTGGATCATCCACGAGTACCGCCTCCAAAACAACGAGCACGCGCCGGCGCAG GAGGAAGGATGGGTCGTCTGCCGCGCCTTCCAGAAGCCGATGCCCAACCAGCAGCAGAGACACGGCTGCTACGCCGGCAGCTTCCCGGCCGGCTACCCCAGCATGCCCACCTACTACTACGACGgctccaacgccgccgccgccgcacacgcgCGGCTACTGATGGGCGGCGCTGCAGCTCCGGCGGCGATGCATGACCACACCCTGGTGCAGGCAGCCGAGTCCAAGCTGCAGGTGCATCTCCTCGCCgacatgccgccgccgctccacagcCCAGCcttcgacgccgccggccagtCCTACGAGCAATctgcggcggagtcgtcggcggtCGACTGGAACCTGCTGAGCAGCCTGCTGCCGGCGGCGCAGCTTAACTTCCATCAGCCGCCGGCTTCGCCTTCATGCTCCAAGAACAACAATGACCTGTGA
- the LOC120711083 gene encoding NAC domain-containing protein 30-like isoform X1: protein MDHQQQQQTPCVPPGFRFHPTEEELVGYYLARKVAAQKIDLDIIREVDLYRIEPWDLQERCSYYGGAGGQEDEPTEYYFFSYKDRKYPSGTRTNRATAAGFWKATGRDKPVLSSGRSSAACLSVIGMRKTLVFYRGRAPNGRKTDWIIHEYRLQNNEHAPAQEEGWVVCRAFQKPMPNQQQRHGCYAGSFPAGYPSMPTYYYDGSNAAAAAHARLLMGGAAAPAAMHDHTLVQAAESKLQVHLLADMPPPLHSPAFDAAGQSYEQSAAESSAVDWNLLSSLLPAAQLNFHQPPASPSCSKNNNDL, encoded by the exons ATGgatcatcagcagcagcagcagacgccATGCGTGCCCCCAGGGTTCAGGTTCCATCCcacggaggaggagctggtggggtactacctcgcccgcaaggtggccgCCCAGAAGATCGACCTCGACATCATCCGGGAGGTGGATCTCTACAGGATCGAGCCATGGGATCTCCAAG AGCGGTGCAGCTactacggcggcgccggcggccaggaGGATGAGCCCACCGAGTACTACTTCTTCAGCTACAAGGACCGCAAGTACCCCAGCGGCACGCGCACcaaccgcgccaccgccgccggcttctGGAAGGCCACCGGCAGGGACAAGCCCGTGCTCTCCTCCGGCCGCTCATCCGCCGCCTGCCTCAGCGTCATCGGCATGAGGAAGACGCTCGTCTTCTACCGCGGCCGAGCTCCCAACGGCAGGAAGACCGACTGGATCATCCACGAGTACCGCCTCCAAAACAACGAGCACGCGCCGGCGCAG GAGGAAGGATGGGTCGTCTGCCGCGCCTTCCAGAAGCCGATGCCCAACCAGCAGCAGAGACACGGCTGCTACGCCGGCAGCTTCCCGGCCGGCTACCCCAGCATGCCCACCTACTACTACGACGgctccaacgccgccgccgccgcacacgcgCGGCTACTGATGGGCGGCGCTGCAGCTCCGGCGGCGATGCATGACCACACCCTGGTGCAGGCAGCCGAGTCCAAGCTGCAGGTGCATCTCCTCGCCgacatgccgccgccgctccacagcCCAGCcttcgacgccgccggccagtCCTACGAGCAATctgcggcggagtcgtcggcggtCGACTGGAACCTGCTGAGCAGCCTGCTGCCGGCGGCGCAGCTTAACTTCCATCAGCCGCCGGCTTCGCCTTCATGCTCCAAGAACAACAATGACCTGTGA
- the LOC120711082 gene encoding BTB/POZ domain-containing protein At1g21780-like — protein sequence MSLSGGGGGAPDSRVETISRLAQWRIDTLGSCSFRRSDPFKLGIWNWYLSVEKSRSVCIRLFPEPGRVAKDQPPLARFLLRVSWPGPPRRSCATPVQEHLLRTSDDFVWQVDAMSHGHFTIDVEFLDLRIATNNATESSSSIWPNEGMVQRIAGKSTLGCLSRMLTESIHTDVTINTTNGVLKAHKAVLAACSPVFESMFVHDLKEESSTVNINDMCLESCSALLGFIYGTIEQEQFWKHRLSLLAAANKYGIGDIKDCCEESLLEDINSSNVLERLHVAWLYQLGRLKKGCLSYLFVFGKIYDVRDEIHSFFHHADRELMLEMFQEVLSVWKPI from the exons ATGAgcctgagcggcggcggcggcggcgcgccggactCCCGCGTGGAGACCATCTCCCGGCTGGCGCAGTGGCGCATCGACACCCTGGGCTCCTGCTCCTTCCGCCGCTCCGACCCCTTCAAGCTCGGCATCTGGAACTGGTACCTCTCGGTCGAGAAGAGCCGCTCCGTGTGCATCCGCCTCTTCCCGGAGCCCGGCCGGGTGGCCAAGGACCAGCCCCCTCTCGCGCGCTTCCTGCTCCGCGTCTCCTGGcccggcccgccgcgccgctcctgcGCAACCCCTG TGCAAGAGCATCTTCTCCGAACCAGTGATGACTTTGTATGGCAAGTCGATGCCATGTCCCATGGGCATTTCACAATCGATGTTGAGTTTCTGGACCTGAGGATAGCCACTAACAAT GCTACCGAATCATCTTCGTCGATCTGGCCGAATGAAGGCATGGTGCAGAGAATTGCTGGTAAGAGCACTCTGGGATGCCTTTCGCGCATGCTGACAGAGTCAATCCACACGGACGTGACCATCAACACGACCAATGGTGTCCTCAAGGCCCACAAGGCTGTCCTGGCAGCTTGCTCTCCTGTGTTTGAGAGCATGTTCGTGCACGACCTCAAGGAGGAGTCATCCACGGTGAACATCAACGACATGTGCCTGGAGTCGTGCTCGGCCCTCCTCGGCTTCATCTACGGGACGATCGAGCAGGAGCAGTTCTGGAAGCACCGGCTGTCGCTGCTGGCAGCGGCAAACAAGTACGGCATCGGTGATATCAAGGACTGCTGCGAGGAGAGCCTGCTGGAGGACATCAACTCGAGCAACGTCCTGGAGCGGCTCCACGTGGCGTGGCTGTACCAGCTGGGGAGGCTGAAGAAAGGGTGCCTCAGCTACCTGTTTGTGTTTGGGAAGATTTACGACGTGAGGGATGAGATCCATAGCTTCTTCCACCACGCGGACCGCGAGCTGATGCTGGAGATGTTCCAGGAGGTGCTCAGTGTTTGGAAGCCCATATGA